GGTTCAGTAAGATTTGCTGACCTTTCTTCCTTTGAAGTACTTAATggacctttcccccacccccctcctgctCTTTCCAGTTGCCGTCTTTTGCACGCCGCTCTAACATCCTCACTGGCCTCCAGGACCCTGCCATGGAGAACAGGCCCAAGCTGGACCTTGGCAGCTCTGGCAAAAGCCAGCAGCATCAGTACGAACTCAACAGCAAGAAGCACCACCAGTACCAGCCGAACAGCAAGGAGAGCAACATCAAACACCAGTCTCACAGCAAAGGGAAGTACTACTACCAGCTGAACAGCAAGAAGCACCATCACTATCAGCCTGATCCCAAGATGTACGAGGCCCACTACCAGCCAGGCAGCAAGGAGCCACAGCAGGGACAGGCCTGCATGGACCACAGCAAAAGCCCGTTGATGTCCCAGTCAGACAAATGGTCCCACGACTCAGCGAAAAGGTTGCTGAACCCAGTTAAGAATCTGGGTGGCATAGAAGGAAAGAATGGGTCAGAGAAGAACCTCTCCAGCGGCACAGGGCCACCGCCGCCACCTACCCGGGACGGTGTGGCCAGCAATGGTATTGGTGGCAAAATGAAGATagttaagaacaaaaacaagaacGGCCGCATTGTGATTGTCATGAGCAAATACATGGAGAACGGCATGCAGGCCGTGAAGATCAAGTCTGGAGAGCCACCCAAGAAGCGGGTGGCTGAGGACAGGACTAAGAAAGGGTCTGAGGATAGGCAGGAGTCGTGGAAAAAGCCTGGGGAGGAGAGATGGCTGGGCAGTGaccccaaaggaaaatctggggCTGAGGCAAGTCAGGTTCCGACCGAGCTTGGAAGCAGCCCCGCAAAGACGTCTGTCCCAGGCAAAGTCTTGCCCATTCCCGAGCATCAGCCTCTGCAGCTCACCACCAGGCCCGACCGAGGCCCGTGGTCCCTGGATTCCAACCAGCAGGAGCACGGTCCTGCCGCCATGGGACTGAGCCTCTCGCCCAGCTGTGGGGGCCTCCGGAAGCGCTGCCTCTCCGAGCCCCATGGGGACAAGGAGAGTGTGAAGAAGCGCCTCACTTCCAGGAGCATCAGTGCCCCCACCTGCCTGAGCCCTCCCACCCCAGAGAGGCCTGAACCCCCCGCTACCCTCCCCGTCTCCCAGCCTGAGGTCATCCTCCTAGACTCGGACTTGGATGAGCCCATAGACTTGCGGTGCGTCAGGGCTCGGGGAGATGGCGAGCCTGGCCTGGTGCAAGTTAAGTCGGAGACTGTGCCGGCACCAGCGGACAAACCGGCGTCTGAGCCTCTGAAGCAGGTGGAACGCTTTGAGGTGGAGgccgaggaagaagaggaggaacccCTGCAGGAATTCAAACCTTTCTTTGGGAATATAATAATTACAGATGTGACAGCGAACTGCCTGACTGTGACCTTTAAGGAATATGTCACAGTGTGAGGAGGCTCTAAGGCAGGCTCCTGGTACTCTCCCTTGGCAGCCTGGCTCCCTCCTCTAAGGTATTGGTCTACCCAGAATAACTCAATGGCACTGTGTGCAGGGCAGGTCCTACTGAGATCGGACACCTCCCTGCCCTGGAAGAAGATGCTgggggagcggggtggggtggggggaagcagcagccagctgCAGGCCCAGAGGTTCTGCTTTGCTCGAGGTTGGTTCGTGCAGTTCCATCTCTGCCCTCTAGGGGACTTGGGCATCAGGATGTGGTGAGGTGTTCAATTAACTCACGGGAGAGTTACATAGTATTATATTTTAACAGTGCTAACTTGTTGAGTGGTTCTTGCTCCCGTTTGTATGTGGTGTTGCTGAAAATGTATTGTTTGAGCTGAAGGCAGGCCTCCCCAGGTGGACCAtgcaattatatttatttgtaggtATTTATATAATGAAATATAAAAAGCCTAGATTTATGGAGTTCCCTAGATtgccccaatatatatatatataattatattaaatacatatattatatatatataagtataAAGCTATAtcagaatattttcttttcttccctttttgaaagctacttttggttttgttttccttgCCCTTTCTTTTCATAAAACTGCAGGACCATCCCTTCCTCTCGTATATATTTTTTGATACTGTTAACACATGTTGTTTTcgatgtgcaaaaaaaaaaattaataataatcatTATCTAAAGCTAAACAAGCTATTATAGAAACTGCTGCTACTAGAGATGTCTAAACTATAAGCTTCCAATTATTATGAATTGCTTGAATGTAAATATTAAATGGAGATGTTGAAAGTGCATTTGATGTTCTGCAGCTAGCCTGGGTCTGGGTTGCAAAGGCTAGCTGCAAAAATGGTGGGGCCTTGGCACCTGATGGGCACTTGCTTGCCCTTGGGCGCTGGATGGTGGAGGAAGGAAAACTGTGTGTCATGCAGTCATTGCGAAGGACTATAAACCTTTCCAAAAACAACAGGAGGTTCTGAGTGCGTTTATTACAACTCTGGTGCTCTTTGGGTCCTGCTCTTGAGCACATGACGTAAACATACGCCGTGTCATTCTGGATCTCTTGTCTCACTATATAAGGAGTAATTTGGATGTGGCAGATTCTCCACTGGTGCCAcaggttggattagatgacctctGAAGTTCTCTCCCAGTCACTACCTGGGATCCTTCAGAGGAAACGCTTGTATATGGTGGGCAAGCTTTAATTTTATGATGTTTTCTTGAATGGGGCAGAACAGAGGGAGGTACTAAATACTTTCATGCCTGACAGTACACATGATCGTCAAACTTGTTTGCGCTTAATTGGATGGGGAAATAAATTTGACAGAGGCTACTGACTCAATACCCAACCACTAGTTGCCACATGAGTATTAGAACattgttgatttatttttaagttgAATTCTGAATATAATGAATCATTCCATAAAATGACAGCAATATAAGGTATATGTCCATGTCCCCTGGTCTTAATATATGGAATTTAACCTTTAAGAGACAGGATAGCCAGCTTTAGAGGTCTGTAATGGGCAATTGGGCATGGTACTCACCACCTTCAGTTGGGGCTTGCACTGGATGTTAACTTCACATAGATGAGCATTGACCATATATCTTACCAGTTATCCAACAACAGTCACTTTAGTGCTTCCTATTAAACAAGCATTTCTTCCTTACCTTAGCCTGTCATGTGGTGATAAAGAGCATGGAACACTCAGTGGGGCATTTTTGCTTTCTGTGAAGGTTACCCAGAAGGTAGATTGCCAGACTGGCATTATCAAAAGAATGTAGCCAAGCTGCAGTAAATGATGTTGACAATGCTGGCCATGTTGTTTTGTGAAGCCATGGCTTCAGGAATAAGTCATGATTTCGAGAAATAAAGGATGTCCCTGAGAAACATGGTTTTCCTGGAAATGATATatggcttatactgagtcaaaacAATGGTCTGTCTAGCTTAGTATCATTTCTGCTGACTGGctggctctccaagatttcaagaAGACACCTTTCCTATccctacctagagatgtcagGATTGAACGTGGAGCCTTTGCAAAGCATGTatgctctgccactaagctagGATTTGGGAACtccatgtaagctgctctgatcTCAAGGAAGTTCAGGGTATAAGTAAAATAAAGATCTGAATTGTAAGCAAGTTTTGATTTTGCTTGCcggactattttttattttattatttatttatttatttaatatcacaaggatctcagggtggtgtacaagaCTTATTCTGTTCCCATAAGAGAAAAGGAGATAGTCATATGAGATATAGGTGCCAAGAGTCAAACGATGTTTGGAATACAACTGTAGGCTATATATttcagtgatggtggtggtggtgatgatgatgatgatagaggaggagaaggaggctggTGAGGTTATGCCTGGGTTTCTATTTTCACCCCTGTCTTAAAATACATAGAGAACCACTTATAGATAATGCATG
This window of the Elgaria multicarinata webbii isolate HBS135686 ecotype San Diego chromosome 3, rElgMul1.1.pri, whole genome shotgun sequence genome carries:
- the CBX4 gene encoding E3 SUMO-protein ligase CBX4 yields the protein MELPAVGEHVFAVESIEKKRIRKGRVEYLVKWRGWSSKYNTWEPEENILDPRLLIAFQNRERQEQLMGYRKRGPKPKPLVVQLPSFARRSNILTGLQDPAMENRPKLDLGSSGKSQQHQYELNSKKHHQYQPNSKESNIKHQSHSKGKYYYQLNSKKHHHYQPDPKMYEAHYQPGSKEPQQGQACMDHSKSPLMSQSDKWSHDSAKRLLNPVKNLGGIEGKNGSEKNLSSGTGPPPPPTRDGVASNGIGGKMKIVKNKNKNGRIVIVMSKYMENGMQAVKIKSGEPPKKRVAEDRTKKGSEDRQESWKKPGEERWLGSDPKGKSGAEASQVPTELGSSPAKTSVPGKVLPIPEHQPLQLTTRPDRGPWSLDSNQQEHGPAAMGLSLSPSCGGLRKRCLSEPHGDKESVKKRLTSRSISAPTCLSPPTPERPEPPATLPVSQPEVILLDSDLDEPIDLRCVRARGDGEPGLVQVKSETVPAPADKPASEPLKQVERFEVEAEEEEEEPLQEFKPFFGNIIITDVTANCLTVTFKEYVTV